One genomic segment of Myxocyprinus asiaticus isolate MX2 ecotype Aquarium Trade chromosome 14, UBuf_Myxa_2, whole genome shotgun sequence includes these proteins:
- the LOC127451294 gene encoding zinc finger protein Gfi-1b-like: MPRSFLVKSKRAGHHSSRSTHSQHQQQDGWVSSCHSETIELSPSLPTDTSRNNRSLLHWTNNSSDAEYWNSTAVHQCGVCQTSHSELSSSSVVLESETDLERLIQALLSRHQLMNAQTPLCECSLCEKLLSSVVGLASHLRKSHVNRPALPLAGSTGHVQQHYMYRPSGLLRVKERTFGCKVCGKVFKRSSTLSIHLLIHSDTRPFPCPHCGKRFHQKSDMKKHTYIHTGEKPYVCVVCGKAFSQSSNLITHSRKHSNYQPFSCSYCTLRFQRRADLQGHLQTHTENNSRLYQET, from the exons ATGCCTCGATCATTTCTAGTGAAGAGTAAGAGGGCGGGGCATCACTCCTCACGCTCCACCCACTCACAACATCAGCAACAAGATGGATGGGTGTCCAGCTGTCACTCAGAGACGATAGAACTGTCGCCCAGTTTACCTACTGACACCAGCAGAAACAACCGTTCATTACTGCACTGGACCAATAACAGCTCTGATGCTGAATACTGGAACTCGACTGCAG TGCATCAGTGTGGTGTCTGTCAGACGTCTCACTCTGAGCTGTCGTCCTCTTCTGTCGTTTTGGAGAGTGAGACAGATCTGGAGCGTCTGATTCAAGCGTTACTCAGTCGCCATCAGCTGATGAATGCTCAGACGCCGCTGTGTGAGTGTTCACTCTGTGAGAAG CTCTTGTCCTCTGTGGTGGGTTTGGCATCTCACTTGCGCAAGTCACATGTTAACAGGCCTGCTCTCCCATTGGCTGGTTCCACAGGCCACGTCCAGCAGCACTATATGTACAGACCTTCAGGATTACTCAGGGTGAAG gagaGGACTTTTGGCTGTAAGGTTTGTGGGAAGGTGTTTAAGCGGTCATCGACTTTATCCATACACCTGCTGATTCATTCGGACACACGGCCGTTCCCTTGTCCACACTGCGGCAAGAGATTCCACCAGAAATCTGATATGAAGAAacacacgtacatacacacag GTGAGAAGCcttatgtgtgtgtggtgtgtggtaAAGCGTTCAGTCAGAGCTCAAATCTGATCACACACAGCAGGAAACACAGCAACTATCAGCCGTTTAGTTGCTCATACTGTACACTCAGGTTCCAGAGGAGAGCTGACCTGCAGGGCCacctacagacacacacagagaacaaCAGTCGACTTTACCAGGAGACCTGA